A stretch of the Halomonas sp. BDJS001 genome encodes the following:
- a CDS encoding alpha/beta fold hydrolase encodes MSVDAASRPPLVFAHANGFPGLSYRSLLNPLAEMFDLHPLDRLGHHPDYPVNHNWGNLVDELLSYLPESDTPLLGVGHSLGGTLMAMAADKQPERFCGVIMLDPPLMLGTDAWAMKAAKRFGFVDRVTPAGKTLGRRTVWPSREAMASSLGRRGLFRRFTPEALNDYIEAGTRLLDDGSAQLTFDPQIEVEIFRHLPDHLSRLPKRLGVPLELVAGKESHLLTASRIKRLKRKGLSVSEVPGTHMFPMEHPDETRAAILSAWQRLSAASRASNTA; translated from the coding sequence ATGTCTGTCGATGCCGCTTCACGTCCCCCTTTAGTGTTTGCCCACGCCAATGGTTTCCCAGGGTTGAGCTATCGCAGCCTGCTAAATCCACTGGCAGAGATGTTTGACCTCCATCCTCTGGATCGCCTGGGGCACCACCCTGACTATCCGGTGAACCACAACTGGGGCAACCTGGTTGATGAGTTGCTGAGCTACCTACCCGAAAGCGATACGCCGCTGTTGGGTGTGGGGCATTCGCTGGGTGGCACCTTGATGGCCATGGCCGCCGATAAGCAGCCTGAGCGCTTCTGCGGGGTGATCATGCTTGATCCCCCGTTGATGCTGGGCACCGATGCCTGGGCAATGAAAGCTGCCAAGCGGTTTGGCTTTGTAGACCGCGTCACACCCGCAGGTAAAACCTTGGGCCGGCGCACCGTGTGGCCGAGCCGCGAAGCGATGGCAAGCTCGCTGGGTCGCCGTGGTCTGTTTCGCCGCTTTACCCCCGAGGCACTCAACGACTACATTGAAGCAGGGACGCGTTTGTTAGACGACGGCAGTGCGCAACTGACCTTTGATCCGCAGATTGAGGTGGAGATTTTCCGCCATCTGCCCGATCACCTTTCGCGCCTACCGAAACGTTTGGGTGTGCCGCTTGAGCTGGTGGCGGGAAAAGAGTCTCATCTGCTGACCGCTTCGCGGATCAAGCGTTTGAAGCGAAAGGGCTTATCGGTCAGTGAAGTCCCTGGCACGCATATGTTTCCTATGGAGCACCCAGATGAGACCCGTGCCGCTATTTTGTCTGCTTGGCAGCGATTGTCTGCCGCTAGCAGAGCATCAAACACAGCGTAA
- the dinB gene encoding DNA polymerase IV has translation MRKIIHCDCDCFYAAVEMRDNPALREIPIAIGGSVEQRGVVATCNYPAREFGIHSAMPMGQALKRCPHLTVIRGDMAKYKEVARQVFAIYRDVTELIEPLSLDEAFLDVSEVTQHHGSATLMAEAIRERVSREVGITVSAGVAPNKFLAKIASDWNKPDGLCVITPDKVDSFVQQLPVKKIHGVGPRTAEKLAGLDIHTCADLRSRQLTELVEHFGRFGRRLHELSWGRDERPVKTHRERKSISTEQTYSQDLPSLDACRSELPALIEDLERRYARLDPPLAVRGLIVKVKFNDFTQTTVEHADPAPNLEQFETLLNVGWARGERPVRLLGVGYRLAENSQEHQLSLF, from the coding sequence GTGCGCAAGATTATTCACTGCGACTGTGACTGTTTTTATGCTGCGGTGGAAATGCGTGATAACCCCGCGTTGCGAGAGATACCGATTGCCATTGGCGGTAGCGTCGAGCAGCGCGGGGTGGTTGCCACCTGTAACTATCCTGCCCGTGAGTTTGGCATTCACTCCGCGATGCCCATGGGCCAAGCGCTCAAGCGCTGCCCGCATCTAACCGTCATTCGTGGCGATATGGCCAAGTACAAAGAGGTCGCCCGTCAGGTCTTCGCCATTTATCGCGATGTGACTGAACTGATCGAACCGCTCTCCCTGGATGAGGCCTTCCTGGATGTCTCGGAGGTCACCCAGCATCACGGCAGCGCGACACTCATGGCCGAAGCAATCCGTGAACGGGTGAGCCGCGAAGTGGGCATCACTGTCTCGGCAGGCGTGGCGCCCAATAAGTTTCTGGCCAAGATCGCCAGCGACTGGAACAAGCCTGATGGCCTCTGCGTCATCACGCCGGACAAAGTCGACAGCTTCGTGCAGCAACTGCCAGTGAAAAAAATCCATGGCGTTGGCCCACGCACCGCGGAAAAGCTGGCGGGATTGGATATCCACACCTGCGCCGATTTGCGTAGCCGCCAGCTAACGGAACTGGTCGAACATTTTGGCCGCTTTGGGCGGCGGCTGCACGAGCTAAGCTGGGGGCGCGACGAACGCCCGGTGAAAACCCACCGCGAGCGTAAGTCGATTAGCACCGAGCAGACCTATTCTCAGGATTTACCCAGCCTGGATGCCTGCCGCAGTGAGTTACCAGCGCTGATTGAGGATTTAGAGCGTCGCTACGCACGGCTTGATCCACCCCTGGCGGTACGCGGGTTGATCGTAAAAGTGAAGTTCAACGACTTTACCCAAACCACCGTCGAACACGCCGACCCCGCGCCTAACCTCGAGCAGTTTGAAACACTGCTTAACGTTGGCTGGGCCAGAGGCGAGCGGCCCGTGCGTCTGCTGGGTGTGGGCTACCGGCTGGCGGAAAACAGCCAAGAGCATCAACTGTCGCTGTTTTAA